In Micromonospora purpureochromogenes, a single window of DNA contains:
- a CDS encoding transposase encodes MSREEDDAVALVRVYCGLASADPADRPASAGSSLTSAVVDDAGRLLHVCEIGDDPTGYAQLVALLVERSGGPSGVAIAADSDDHTVTSLLSAAGRPLAIADDDSVDDFAERFADDDSLEEMQSPPAERRAVGLARALQAGALSAVTLPAPRDLAGFKQVLAAHAALSTGRHSAAVALREVLRELYPAALRAYPDPAEAVSLAVLDALPEPGMLGGTTAQGRDVSVAAEAVAAHLAADGVADPDEIDAAVTALRVAISETPRRATVNRALTSAVAETVRQAVAAVRACDAGCEALVGALSARVTTPVPAPGRRAAARRGEPVGELSTLGGGTTGLRPVRPTEPERPVPTGRRSRPEPVSGGPLPSTPRPLGPPPVAPAPVAPPPVAPAPVTPAAAAATPTSAPPSRTDPGMPAVRRGTDPGMPLVRRGTDPGMPAVRRGTDPGMPLVRRGTDPGMPAVRRGTDPGMPLVRRDPPTNRPVSAPPPPPPGITPIAPAQRGTVPPAEAGEPFRPTLTTAAINNARAERQRTVIPPRPKTNGALSAPTGGFSATDLSIPVPTPRPDAESAPPGSRANWPLVNNPEDPADSSANDPVVPPYGERTGRQVDAPTDPGSERRVTPPWLADDLPPEPPMLRLVEPPPLADRALRDGPAPGGDPRLETPPLRLVDREEASRSGRASRADRPAPERRPEPAEHRPAPMEHRPPPISDEGDGDLLIFAQARSAWFVGHSEEESELDWSTTADTGWQAAEQAARPAVGSETSAGLPKRVPQANLVPGSPLREERPLRIVRDAASLAENTTGYFRGWRRGQEIGGFAVGGRPGRESAGGWDFSRDPAERDDDREYEFRSAGYRS; translated from the coding sequence GTGTCCCGGGAGGAGGACGACGCCGTGGCGCTCGTGCGCGTGTACTGCGGTCTGGCCTCGGCGGATCCGGCCGACCGACCGGCATCGGCCGGATCGTCGCTGACGTCCGCTGTGGTCGACGACGCAGGCCGGCTGCTGCATGTCTGCGAGATCGGTGACGACCCGACGGGCTACGCCCAGCTGGTCGCGCTGCTCGTGGAGCGGTCGGGCGGACCGAGTGGCGTGGCGATCGCGGCCGACAGCGACGACCACACGGTCACCTCGCTGCTGAGCGCCGCCGGGCGTCCACTCGCGATCGCCGACGACGACTCGGTCGACGACTTCGCCGAGCGCTTCGCCGACGACGACTCGCTGGAGGAGATGCAGTCGCCGCCGGCCGAGCGGCGGGCGGTGGGCCTGGCCCGCGCCCTCCAGGCCGGGGCGCTCTCCGCGGTCACCCTGCCGGCACCCCGGGACCTGGCCGGCTTCAAGCAGGTCCTGGCGGCGCACGCCGCCCTGTCCACCGGTCGCCACTCGGCCGCCGTGGCGCTGCGCGAGGTGCTGCGCGAGCTCTACCCGGCCGCCCTCCGGGCGTACCCGGACCCGGCCGAGGCGGTGTCGCTCGCCGTGCTCGACGCCCTCCCCGAGCCCGGCATGCTCGGCGGCACGACCGCCCAGGGCCGTGACGTGTCGGTCGCCGCCGAGGCGGTGGCCGCGCACCTGGCCGCCGACGGCGTGGCCGACCCCGACGAGATCGACGCCGCGGTCACCGCCCTGCGGGTGGCCATCTCCGAGACCCCCCGCCGGGCCACCGTCAACCGGGCGCTCACCTCCGCCGTCGCGGAGACCGTCCGTCAGGCGGTCGCCGCGGTACGGGCCTGCGACGCCGGCTGCGAGGCCCTGGTGGGCGCGCTCAGCGCCCGGGTCACCACGCCTGTTCCGGCACCCGGCCGGCGAGCCGCCGCCCGGCGCGGCGAGCCGGTCGGCGAACTGTCCACCCTGGGCGGCGGCACGACGGGGCTGCGTCCCGTCCGGCCGACCGAGCCCGAGCGTCCCGTTCCCACCGGCCGGCGCAGCCGGCCCGAGCCGGTCTCCGGCGGGCCACTGCCGTCGACCCCCCGGCCGCTCGGTCCGCCGCCGGTCGCACCGGCCCCGGTCGCGCCGCCACCGGTCGCACCCGCGCCGGTCACCCCCGCCGCCGCCGCGGCCACCCCGACCTCGGCACCGCCGTCGCGTACCGACCCGGGCATGCCCGCGGTCCGCCGGGGCACCGACCCGGGCATGCCGCTGGTCCGCCGGGGTACCGATCCCGGCATGCCCGCCGTGCGCCGGGGCACCGACCCCGGCATGCCGCTGGTCCGCCGGGGTACCGACCCGGGCATGCCCGCCGTGCGCCGGGGCACCGACCCCGGCATGCCGCTGGTCCGCCGGGACCCGCCGACCAACCGTCCGGTCTCCGCGCCGCCCCCGCCGCCGCCCGGCATCACGCCGATCGCCCCGGCGCAGCGCGGCACCGTGCCCCCCGCCGAGGCGGGCGAGCCGTTCCGGCCGACCCTGACCACGGCGGCGATCAACAACGCCCGCGCCGAGCGGCAGCGCACGGTCATCCCGCCCCGCCCGAAGACCAACGGCGCGTTGTCGGCGCCCACCGGCGGCTTCAGCGCCACCGACCTGAGCATCCCGGTGCCGACCCCGCGCCCCGACGCGGAGTCCGCTCCCCCCGGTTCCCGGGCGAACTGGCCGCTGGTCAACAACCCCGAGGACCCGGCCGACAGCTCCGCCAACGACCCGGTGGTGCCGCCGTACGGCGAGCGCACCGGCCGGCAGGTGGACGCGCCGACCGACCCCGGCTCGGAGCGTCGGGTCACCCCGCCGTGGCTCGCCGACGACCTGCCGCCGGAGCCCCCGATGCTGCGGCTGGTGGAGCCGCCCCCGCTGGCGGACCGGGCACTGCGCGACGGTCCGGCCCCGGGCGGCGACCCGCGCCTGGAGACGCCCCCGCTGCGGCTGGTCGACCGCGAGGAGGCGAGCCGTTCCGGGCGTGCCTCCCGAGCGGACCGGCCGGCCCCGGAGCGCCGGCCCGAGCCGGCGGAGCACCGCCCCGCGCCGATGGAGCACCGGCCGCCGCCCATCTCCGACGAGGGCGACGGCGACCTCCTGATCTTCGCGCAGGCCAGGTCCGCCTGGTTCGTCGGCCACAGCGAGGAGGAGTCCGAGCTGGACTGGTCGACCACCGCCGACACCGGTTGGCAGGCCGCCGAGCAGGCGGCCCGCCCGGCGGTCGGCTCGGAGACCTCCGCCGGCCTGCCCAAGCGGGTTCCGCAGGCCAACCTGGTGCCCGGTTCGCCGCTGCGCGAGGAGCGTCCGCTGCGGATCGTCCGCGACGCGGCGAGCCTCGCCGAGAACACCACCGGCTACTTCCGCGGCTGGCGTCGCGGCCAGGAGATCGGCGGGTTCGCCGTCGGCGGGCGACCGGGTCGTGAGTCGGCCGGCGGCTGGGACTTCAGCCGCGACCCGGCCGAGCGCGACGACGACCGCGAGTACGAGTTCCGGTCGGCCGGTTACCGTTCCTGA
- a CDS encoding ABC transporter substrate-binding protein, which produces MATPAIDSSVLTRRGVLTATASSLLLSACGQGQPQDEAESSGSASPGGPELLIGVSLELTGRGAALGVLQERALRITLEALNVDRVQVGNQRRSVRVLVRDNRSDPRLAAQQTTDLIRTDRVHALLGTTLTETAMAVVGVAQRLQTPFVSVAPGDGIVLPLTQRTFIYKLTPDAVDVARRLARLISSRGLERVALLAADGLHGDSGVRAVAAALRTAGVELDRTVRLPRAGADAARAAREAVAGDPDGMVVWAGAPDSGSAARALRRARWRGPLFFDAAAVAEETVEGSNAAAVEGAYAVHPTCLTDSTSMGTTTAALARRELVFRYIHEYGGFSGFAPYASDALQLIADAARLAGSVDRGRLRAYLQTQVTEGMAGWYAFAPIRHGGMDRDSLGVYQLTQGSWTRVS; this is translated from the coding sequence ATGGCGACACCGGCAATCGACTCCTCCGTGCTCACCCGACGGGGAGTGCTCACCGCGACGGCCAGCAGCCTTTTGCTGAGCGCCTGCGGGCAGGGGCAGCCGCAGGACGAGGCGGAGTCAAGCGGCAGTGCCTCGCCGGGCGGCCCGGAGCTGCTGATCGGGGTCAGCCTGGAGCTCACCGGCCGGGGCGCCGCCCTCGGCGTTCTCCAGGAGCGTGCTCTGCGGATCACCTTGGAGGCCCTGAACGTCGACCGGGTGCAGGTGGGCAACCAGCGCCGGAGCGTACGGGTGCTGGTGCGGGACAACCGCAGCGATCCGCGGCTGGCCGCGCAGCAGACCACCGACCTGATCCGCACGGACCGGGTGCACGCCCTGCTCGGCACCACGCTGACCGAGACCGCCATGGCGGTCGTCGGGGTGGCTCAACGGCTGCAGACCCCCTTCGTCTCGGTGGCGCCCGGGGACGGCATCGTCCTGCCGCTGACGCAGCGGACCTTCATCTACAAGCTCACGCCGGACGCGGTGGATGTCGCCCGCCGGCTGGCCCGGCTGATCAGCTCACGGGGGCTGGAGCGGGTAGCCCTGCTGGCCGCCGACGGCCTGCACGGCGACTCCGGCGTCCGGGCCGTGGCGGCCGCGCTCCGGACCGCCGGGGTCGAGCTGGACCGCACCGTACGCCTGCCCCGCGCCGGCGCCGACGCCGCCCGCGCCGCCCGGGAGGCGGTGGCCGGTGACCCCGACGGCATGGTGGTGTGGGCGGGGGCTCCGGACAGCGGCAGCGCCGCTCGCGCCCTGCGCCGGGCCCGCTGGCGCGGTCCGCTCTTCTTCGACGCGGCCGCGGTCGCCGAGGAGACCGTGGAGGGCAGCAACGCGGCGGCTGTGGAGGGGGCGTACGCGGTGCACCCCACCTGTCTGACGGACTCCACCTCGATGGGTACCACCACCGCCGCGCTGGCCCGACGCGAACTGGTGTTCCGCTACATCCACGAGTACGGCGGGTTCAGCGGCTTCGCCCCGTACGCCTCCGACGCGCTCCAGCTCATCGCCGACGCGGCGCGACTGGCCGGCAGCGTCGACCGTGGACGGCTGCGGGCGTACCTGCAGACGCAGGTGACCGAGGGGATGGCCGGGTGGTACGCCTTCGCGCCGATCCGGCACGGCGGGATGGACCGCGACTCGCTGGGCGTCTACCAGCTCACCCAGGGCAGCTGGACCCGGGTCTCCTGA
- a CDS encoding GTP-binding protein encodes MSHRPPAPSGRVTSAKIVIAGGFGVGKTTLVGSVSEITPLTTEAIMTSAGVGVDDTRQVPGKTTTTVAMDFGRISIDRDLILYLFGTPGQTRFWFMWDELVRGAIGAVVLVDTRRLADCFAAIDFFEHRRLPYLVAINCFDGMQYHDPQDVRDALAISTDVPVVACDARNRESTKHVLISLVEYVLTMRRSRAVAPA; translated from the coding sequence ATGTCGCACCGGCCGCCGGCCCCGAGCGGGCGCGTGACGTCGGCGAAGATCGTTATCGCCGGTGGATTCGGCGTCGGCAAGACGACCTTGGTCGGCTCGGTCTCGGAGATCACGCCGCTGACCACCGAGGCCATCATGACCTCCGCGGGCGTGGGCGTCGACGACACCCGGCAGGTGCCGGGCAAGACGACGACCACGGTGGCGATGGACTTCGGCCGGATCTCGATCGACCGGGACCTGATCCTGTACCTGTTCGGTACGCCGGGCCAGACGCGGTTCTGGTTCATGTGGGACGAGCTGGTACGCGGCGCGATCGGCGCCGTCGTCCTGGTCGACACCCGCCGGCTGGCCGACTGCTTCGCGGCGATCGACTTCTTCGAGCACCGGCGGCTGCCGTACCTGGTGGCCATCAACTGCTTCGACGGGATGCAGTACCACGACCCGCAGGACGTCCGGGACGCGCTGGCGATCTCGACGGACGTGCCGGTGGTGGCCTGCGACGCCCGGAACCGGGAGTCGACCAAGCACGTGCTGATCTCGCTGGTCGAGTACGTGCTGACCATGCGCCGCTCGCGCGCGGTCGCCCCGGCCTGA
- a CDS encoding DUF742 domain-containing protein: protein MADRDEPTGALVRPYAVTRGRTRPRLDIAMEALVETTVRGRAAASGNGGQGREHQYIAALCDGRVQSLAEIAARMQLPLGVARVLIADMATDGLVAVHEPTILDDSDDAVGTELLERVLSGLRRL, encoded by the coding sequence ATGGCCGATCGTGACGAGCCAACCGGAGCGTTGGTCCGTCCATACGCCGTGACCCGTGGTCGTACCCGTCCCCGGCTCGACATCGCCATGGAGGCGCTCGTCGAGACGACGGTGCGCGGTCGCGCCGCTGCCAGTGGCAACGGCGGCCAGGGCCGCGAACACCAGTACATCGCCGCGCTGTGTGACGGACGCGTGCAGTCGTTGGCCGAGATCGCGGCGCGAATGCAGCTTCCGTTGGGTGTGGCCCGGGTGCTCATCGCCGACATGGCGACGGATGGCCTGGTCGCGGTCCACGAGCCGACCATCCTGGACGACTCCGACGACGCGGTGGGCACTGAACTGCTGGAGAGGGTGCTGAGTGGACTTCGCAGGCTCTGA